DNA from Synechococcus elongatus PCC 6301:
TGCTGCGTAGATTGGCCTTCGTAAAGTTGGCATCGCTGAGATCGCGGTTGGAGAAATTGGACTCAATGAGGATTTCCTTGGTGAAATCGAGAGCGATCGCCGCTGGCGCAATCCAACTCCAAGCTAGACCTGCGATCGCGATGAGAATCAGGCTGCGGCAACAGTGCCGCCAAAGCGTGTGCAAGGACAAAATCACGGGCATTCTGAGCAGAACGCTGCAATCATTCCAGCCTAGCGGTACGGAGGGCAGACCCGACGCAGGTTATCGATCTTCCGCTCGATCGCGCCGGTGAGGCCCTCGTGGCTGCTTGGTGCCGCGATCGCCGGCTGGAAGTTCTGGCAGAGCGCTGGCATTGCCGCTGGGGCGAACTCGACTTGGTGACTCAAGAGGACTCAGCGCTTCGCTTCATCGAGGTCAAAACTCGACGTCAGACCGGTTGGGATCAGTCGGGGTTACTGGCCATCGGCCCAGCCAAGCAACGCTGTCTTAGTCGTGCTGCAGCTTGCTATCTCGCCAGTTTAGGAAACCAGGCAGCTGTTGCCTGTCGCTTTGATGTTGCCTTGGTTCGCTATCGTTCAGAGCCCTCTGCAGCAGCAGTCAAGGTCGCGGCTTGGGGCCAAGGCTATCTAGAACTCTGGTGCTATCTGCCTGATGCCTTTAGCGCCGTCGAGTCAGGCTGGTGGGATTGCGGCTGATTCACTCCTGATCCATGCCTGCTCGCAAACGCTTTGGTCAACATTGGCTCCGTAGCGAAGCCATCCTCGATCGCATTGTGGCGGCCGCTGAGCTGCGGCCCAGCGATCGCGTTTTAGAGATTGGTCCGGGGCGGGGGGCGCTGACTCAACGACTGCTGGCGGCAGTGGACGGGCTGGTTGC
Protein-coding regions in this window:
- a CDS encoding YraN family protein, with amino-acid sequence MAAWCRDRRLEVLAERWHCRWGELDLVTQEDSALRFIEVKTRRQTGWDQSGLLAIGPAKQRCLSRAAACYLASLGNQAAVACRFDVALVRYRSEPSAAAVKVAAWGQGYLELWCYLPDAFSAVESGWWDCG